The Malus sylvestris chromosome 12, drMalSylv7.2, whole genome shotgun sequence genome contains a region encoding:
- the LOC126592857 gene encoding double-stranded RNA-binding protein 3-like isoform X2 — MYKNQLQELAQRSCFNLPSYSCIREGPDHAPRFKVTVNFNGDTFESPTFCPTLRQAEHAAAEVALNTLAKRGPSRALAARVLDETGVYKNLLQETAHRAGLNLPVYTTVRSGPGHVPVFSCTVELAGMSFTGQPARTKKQAQKNAAMAAWAALKRLAQRDSSSSSVEPRGNEEQEQAIIGRILGSLRPSESINTQNDRRHGQQTYIPIFQKSTLPTPSLYPLQIYNWGYSNYSPEIAMYELWQQEQLLQQQNRLLALPVSPVIPSIPQIYPFMQSVLRPDHCLYFPAREQEPTSAGPRITIATSGPSFCFSNHLLPNPPIRGKSTVTIREIQEEKPEESPGYSPSVVSDPFSPGNSGAEVQEQVQLEKQNLGELESKIGNLQLECNNPTGQPGHAHPRIMDSSFRPVDFRLQNPRGFDSCRPNLRPQNPPRVSSARILRPPSAAEPVIIRTVRPSSSPGSRPQNFPSRNPAPPRMRTGIPSSSAAQLPERMQLGGLRPSFMAPAVRIRSVVPVCSAPPARKMPSPSQERVLPEMEKKDANRDDMPKER; from the exons ATGTATAAGAACCAATTGCAGGAGTTGGCACAGAGAAGTTGCTTCAATTTGCCATCTTATTCATGCATTCGGGAAGGACCAGATCATGCTCCTCGATTCAAAGTAACTGTCAACTTCAACGGAGATACTTTTGAAAGTCCTACATTCTGCCCTACTCTTAGACAGGCCGAGCATGCTGCAGCGGAGGTAGCATTGAACACACTTGCAAAAAGAGGCCCTTCCAGAGCACTGGCTGCAAGAGTATTG GATGAAACGGGGGTTTATAAGAACTTGCTTCAGGAGACTGCTCACAGAGCTGGGTTGAACCTTCCTGTTTATACAACTGTTCGATCTGGACCAGGCCATGTGCCTGTGTTCTCATGTACAGTTGAGCTAGCAGGAATGAGCTTTACTGGGCAACCGGCTAGGACAAAGAAACAAGCTCAGAAAAATGCTGCAATGGCTGCTTGGGCAGCCCTGAAAAGAT TGGCTCAACGtgactcatcttcttcctcggtGGAGCCTAGAGGCAATGAAGAACAGGAACAAGCCATTATTGGTCGTATTCTTGGAAGTTTGCGGCCATCTGAGTCTATTAATACTCAAAATGATCGCCGACATGGACAGCAAACATACATTCCCATCTTCCAGAAATCCACTCTGCCAACACCAAGCTTATATCCTTTGCAAATCTATAACTGGGGTTATTCTAATTATTCCCCTGAAATAGCAATGTACGAATTGTGGCAGCAAGAGCAATTATTACAGCAACAAAATCGCCTGCTGGCACTTCCTGTTTCACCAGTTATTCCATCTATTCCTCAGATATATCCATTTATGCAATCTGTGCTTCGCCCGGATCACTGTCTATACTTTCCAGCAAGAGAGCAAGAGCCGACCTCAGCAGGACCCAGAATTACAATTGCTACCTCAGGCCCATCATTTTGCTTCTCAAACCATTTGCTTCCTAACCCGCCAATCAGGGGCAAGTCCACGGTGACTATTCGAGAGATACAGGAAGAAAAGCCAGAAGAATCACCCGGGTACTCTCCTTCCGTAGTTTCAGATCCCTTTAGTCCCGGAAACAGTGGCGCTGAAGTCCAGGAACAAGTTCAGCTTGAGAAACAGAACCTAGGAGAGTTAGAAAGCAAAATTGGAAACCTTCAGCTGGAATGCAACAACCCAACTGGGCAGCCTGGACATGCTCACCCTAGAATCATGGATTCTAGTTTTAGGCCAGTTGACTTTAGATTACAGAATCCTCGTGGTTTCGACTCTTGTAGGCCCAATTTGAGACCCCAAAATCCTCCAAGAGTAAGTAGTGCTAGAATTCTAAGACCGCCATCTGCTGCCGAACCTGTAATAATCAGAACTGTAAGGCCCTCTTCCTCTCCGGGGTCTAGACCACAAAATTTTCCAAGCAGGAATCCCGCTCCACCAAGAATGAGAACTGGGATCCCTTCATCTTCAGCCGCACAATTGCCTGAAAGAATGCAACTGGGAGGACTGCGACCTAGCTTCATGGCACCTGCTGTTCGAATTAGATCAGTTGTACCAGTTTGTTCAGCTCCACCAGCAAGAAAAATGCCTAGTCCCAGCCAGGAGAGAGTGTTACCCGAGATGGAGAAGAAGGATGCTAATAGAGACGACATGCCAAAAGAACGTTGA
- the LOC126592857 gene encoding double-stranded RNA-binding protein 3-like isoform X1, with the protein MRMPTNNCPFGFSLRERRVFVREFAFFHGLAVLRGMYKNQLQELAQRSCFNLPSYSCIREGPDHAPRFKVTVNFNGDTFESPTFCPTLRQAEHAAAEVALNTLAKRGPSRALAARVLDETGVYKNLLQETAHRAGLNLPVYTTVRSGPGHVPVFSCTVELAGMSFTGQPARTKKQAQKNAAMAAWAALKRLAQRDSSSSSVEPRGNEEQEQAIIGRILGSLRPSESINTQNDRRHGQQTYIPIFQKSTLPTPSLYPLQIYNWGYSNYSPEIAMYELWQQEQLLQQQNRLLALPVSPVIPSIPQIYPFMQSVLRPDHCLYFPAREQEPTSAGPRITIATSGPSFCFSNHLLPNPPIRGKSTVTIREIQEEKPEESPGYSPSVVSDPFSPGNSGAEVQEQVQLEKQNLGELESKIGNLQLECNNPTGQPGHAHPRIMDSSFRPVDFRLQNPRGFDSCRPNLRPQNPPRVSSARILRPPSAAEPVIIRTVRPSSSPGSRPQNFPSRNPAPPRMRTGIPSSSAAQLPERMQLGGLRPSFMAPAVRIRSVVPVCSAPPARKMPSPSQERVLPEMEKKDANRDDMPKER; encoded by the exons ATGAGAATGCCCACAAACAACTGCCCGTTTGGCTTTAGTTTGCGTGAAAGGCGTGTGTTTGTTCGTGAATTTGCATTTTTCCATGGTCTTGCTGTGCTGCGAG GTATGTATAAGAACCAATTGCAGGAGTTGGCACAGAGAAGTTGCTTCAATTTGCCATCTTATTCATGCATTCGGGAAGGACCAGATCATGCTCCTCGATTCAAAGTAACTGTCAACTTCAACGGAGATACTTTTGAAAGTCCTACATTCTGCCCTACTCTTAGACAGGCCGAGCATGCTGCAGCGGAGGTAGCATTGAACACACTTGCAAAAAGAGGCCCTTCCAGAGCACTGGCTGCAAGAGTATTG GATGAAACGGGGGTTTATAAGAACTTGCTTCAGGAGACTGCTCACAGAGCTGGGTTGAACCTTCCTGTTTATACAACTGTTCGATCTGGACCAGGCCATGTGCCTGTGTTCTCATGTACAGTTGAGCTAGCAGGAATGAGCTTTACTGGGCAACCGGCTAGGACAAAGAAACAAGCTCAGAAAAATGCTGCAATGGCTGCTTGGGCAGCCCTGAAAAGAT TGGCTCAACGtgactcatcttcttcctcggtGGAGCCTAGAGGCAATGAAGAACAGGAACAAGCCATTATTGGTCGTATTCTTGGAAGTTTGCGGCCATCTGAGTCTATTAATACTCAAAATGATCGCCGACATGGACAGCAAACATACATTCCCATCTTCCAGAAATCCACTCTGCCAACACCAAGCTTATATCCTTTGCAAATCTATAACTGGGGTTATTCTAATTATTCCCCTGAAATAGCAATGTACGAATTGTGGCAGCAAGAGCAATTATTACAGCAACAAAATCGCCTGCTGGCACTTCCTGTTTCACCAGTTATTCCATCTATTCCTCAGATATATCCATTTATGCAATCTGTGCTTCGCCCGGATCACTGTCTATACTTTCCAGCAAGAGAGCAAGAGCCGACCTCAGCAGGACCCAGAATTACAATTGCTACCTCAGGCCCATCATTTTGCTTCTCAAACCATTTGCTTCCTAACCCGCCAATCAGGGGCAAGTCCACGGTGACTATTCGAGAGATACAGGAAGAAAAGCCAGAAGAATCACCCGGGTACTCTCCTTCCGTAGTTTCAGATCCCTTTAGTCCCGGAAACAGTGGCGCTGAAGTCCAGGAACAAGTTCAGCTTGAGAAACAGAACCTAGGAGAGTTAGAAAGCAAAATTGGAAACCTTCAGCTGGAATGCAACAACCCAACTGGGCAGCCTGGACATGCTCACCCTAGAATCATGGATTCTAGTTTTAGGCCAGTTGACTTTAGATTACAGAATCCTCGTGGTTTCGACTCTTGTAGGCCCAATTTGAGACCCCAAAATCCTCCAAGAGTAAGTAGTGCTAGAATTCTAAGACCGCCATCTGCTGCCGAACCTGTAATAATCAGAACTGTAAGGCCCTCTTCCTCTCCGGGGTCTAGACCACAAAATTTTCCAAGCAGGAATCCCGCTCCACCAAGAATGAGAACTGGGATCCCTTCATCTTCAGCCGCACAATTGCCTGAAAGAATGCAACTGGGAGGACTGCGACCTAGCTTCATGGCACCTGCTGTTCGAATTAGATCAGTTGTACCAGTTTGTTCAGCTCCACCAGCAAGAAAAATGCCTAGTCCCAGCCAGGAGAGAGTGTTACCCGAGATGGAGAAGAAGGATGCTAATAGAGACGACATGCCAAAAGAACGTTGA